GCGGCGATCAGCGACTCTTCGCCGATCTCGGTGTTCTCCAAAAGCGTCGCGTTCATGCCGATGATCGCGCCGCGCCGGATCACGCAGCCTTCCATGATCGCGCCGTGGCCGACGGTGACGTCGTCTTCGATGATCGTCGGCGCTTCGCCCTGGTGAATCACGCAGTTGTCCTGGACGCTCGTGCGCGCGCCCACGACGATAGGATTGGCGTTCTGGTCCGATCGCAGGACCGCGCCGAACCAGATGCTCGAATCGTCTCCCACGGTCACGTCGCCGATGAGGACTGCCGTCGGCGCGATGAACGCTTTGGGGGAAATTGTCGGCCGCCGGCCTTTGTATTCGATGATCATGGAAGGTCACCTCCGATTTCGATTCGCTTCAAGCTAGTTGAAGGATGGCGAGAAATCAATCCTGCAGGGAAAACGCCTGCGCCGCGTTCGCGACGATTCTTTCGCCGATGGCGAGCGAGGCCGTGGCGCCTGGCGAGGGTGCGTTCAGCACGTGGATGGCGCGGCCGGTTTGCTTGATGACGAAATCGTCGAGCAAGGCGCCGTCGGACGCGACCGCTTGCGCGCGCACTCCCGATCCGCCGGGCTGGAGGTCGCTCATCGTAATAGACGGCAACAAACGCTGCAGCGCCCTGGTGAAAGCGCGCTTGCTCAACGAACGATAATTTTCTTCGAGCCCCATCTTCCAGTATTTTTTGGCCACGGAGTGAAAACCGCTGAACGAAAGCGTCTCGCTCAAATCCCGAAGATTGATGTCCGTCCACCGGTAACCTTCGCGCGCGAAGGCCAATACGGCGTTGGGTCCGGCTTCCACGTAGCCGTGAATGCTGCGCGTAAAGTGGACGCCCAGGAACGGGAAGCGTGGATCCGGAACCGGATAGATGAGCCCTTTGATCAAAGAGCCCCTCTCCGGCGCTACTTTGTAGTACTCGCCGCGAAAGGGAACGATCTGAACGTCGATGTCGTCGTCGCTCGCGAAAACTCCTCGCGCCGAGATGTCGTCGCTCGCGGAAGCTCCACGCGCCGACGCCATTCGCGCGATTCGGTCGGAGAAGAGGCCGCCGCAGTTTATCAGGTAGCGCGAGCGGAATTCTTCCCGGTTGGTTTGCACGATTAATTCACCGTCCCGCTGCAAAATATTTTTCACCTGCGTGGACGTGAGGACCTCTCCGCCCAGCTCGCGTAATTTTCTCGCGTAGGCTTCCGCCACCTGAATGAAATCGATGATCCCCGTGGCCGGCGAGTATACGGCGCGAATGCCGCGGGCGTGAGGCTCGATCTCGCGAAGCCGCTCCGGGCCGATCCTCTCCAGTCCCGGAACCTTGTTCGCCTGTCCGCGCCTGAATAATTCTTCCAGGCGCGGCAGCTCCTCCTCTTCCGTCGCGACGATGACTTTGCCGCACAGGTCATAGGCGACGCCGTTCTTATCGCAGAAGTCCAGAAGCGCCTGCCGCCCGGTCACGCAGGTCGCGGCTTTCAGAGATCCTGGCTTGTAATAGATCCCGCCGTGAATGACGCCGCTGTTGTGGCCGGTTTGATGTTTGGCGATCTGAGATTCCTTCTCCAGCACCAGCAGGCGGAGCTTTGGAAAGCGCTCCGCCATTTTCATCGCGGACGCGAGGCCCACGATGCCGGCGCCGATGACGGTGACGTCGTATGAACTTGCCGCCATGACTGTCTCTAGCCCGGATTATTCACTGCTTCCCTTGGCGGCTTTGCGCCTTTGCGCGAGTCGCCCTTTCCCTCACCCTCTCCCGCTTGCGCTTGCGGGAGAGGGAAAGGGGTGAGGGTCGCGCCATCAGCCCCCCGCCTTTTTCATTTCGATCACTCCGGCGCCGCGGATTCGCCCCTCTTTCAATTTCCGCAACGCCTGGTTGATCTCGGCGAGCGCAAAGATTTCCACTTCAGTGCGGATCGGGATCTCCGCGGCGAGCGCGAGCAGCTCTTCGGCGTCGCGCCGCGTGGCGTTGGCGACGCTCGCGAGCTTGCGCTCGTGATACAGCAATTTGGCGTAATCGATTTCCGGAATCGGCGTCATCGTGATTCCCGCCAGCGCCACCGTGCCGCCTTTGTCGAGCACGCGAAGCGCGTCGAGAACGAGACGGCCCGCGGGCGCAAAGATGATCGCGGCGTGGATATTTTCAGGCGGCGTCTCCTCGGCGCGCCCGACCCAGGCGGCGCCCAGCTCCCGCGCGAGCCGCTGGTGTTCGGCGCTGCGCGTGAAGACATAGACTTCCGAGCTCCAATAGCGCGCGATTTGGATGACAATGTGGGCCGAGGCGCCGAACCCGTAGAGTCCCAGCCGCTCGCCGCGGCCGAGCCCGCTTATTTTGAGCGCGCGATAGCCGATGACGCCGGCGCAGAGCAGCGGCGCGGCCTGCAAATCGGAGAATCCGCCCGGCAGTCGATAAGCGAAGGATTCATCGGCGATGGTCAGCTCGGCGTAACCCCCGTTCGCCTGCAAGCCCGTGAACTCCGCCCGCTCGCACAAGTTCTCATCGCCCTTGCTGCAATAAACACATCGACCGCAGGCTCGGTGGAGCCACGCCACGCCGATGCGATCGCCTTCTTTAAATCGGTTGGCGCCAGGTCCGCGCGCCTCGACCACGCCGACGACCTGATGGCCGGGCACCAACGGCAACCTCGGCAAGGCGATATCTGCTTCGACCGTATGCAAATCGGTGTGACAGATGGCGCAAGCACGTACGCGGATCAGAATCTCTCCGGCGCCGGGCGCCGGGTCGGGCAGGCGGGTGAGCTTGAGAGGGTTTTCTTCTACGGGCTTGGGAAGATCCAGCAGGGCGGCAAGCATGCCGAGACCGGAGTATTCGAGTTATTTTTTATCCGCCGGAGTAGGCGACTGGATCTGCTTACTTTTCATCCGGCGCACGAGCTCTTCGTACGATTGGTTCGCGATGATCCGGCTGAACTGAGAGCGATAGTTGTTGACCAGGCTGATGTTCTCGACGACGACGTCGTAAACTTTCCACTCCGACCCCACCAGGTGAAGCCGATAATTCAGGGAATATTCCCCTTTGGGGGTCACGATCCGGCTCTGCACCTCGGCGAAATCCTGGTCGACGGTCTCCTTTACATAGACGAATTTCTCGTCGTTGTAAGCTTCGATCTGATCGATGTAGGCGCGTTCGAGAAGATCGGTAAACAGCCGCACGAATTCTTCCTGTTCCTGGGCGCTCAGCTTCCGCCATTGGGTTCCCAGAGATCGTTTGGCCATCTCGGTAAAGTCGAAACGCGAGAAAATCGCTTGCCGCAGTTGGTCACGTCTCTCGTTTTTCTTGGCATCTGTCTTGAAAGCGGGATTTTTAAGGATCGCCGTGATGTTGTCAACTGTGCCGCGCACCTGGTCGGTCGGCGCTCCGGCGCTCGCGGGAAGCACGAAGACTAGGCAGGAAAGCAGGATGATGGGAGAGGTGATCAAGCCAAGCTTCCGCCTCATTTCTTCTCGCCCCCCTTGGTCTCGCCTCCTTTATTCTCGCCTCCCTTATTCTCGCCTCCCTTGGAGGTCAGATCTCCTCCGATATATTTGCCGATGACGTCGGTAAGATCCGGCGGAGATTCGGTCTCGCGGATTCTGCCTCCCTGAGCGATCATTTTGTCGGAGGCGCCCGGGCTCAGAAGGACGAACTTGTCGCCGATCAGGCCGCGCGAGCGCACCGAAGCGATCGTATCTTCCGGGAGTTTGACGCTTTCTTCGATCCTGAGGGTAAGACGCGCGCGATCGTCGACGAGCTTAAGGCCCTCGACGCGGCCGACTTTGACTCCGGCGATTTCGACCGGATCGCCCGGTTTCAATCCCGCTACCGACGAGAAATCGGCGTAGACGACGTAGCCGGTATTGCCCATCACCTCCAGCTTGCCTAAGCGGATGGCCAGGTAGCCGAGGCAGACGATGCCTAGAAGAACAAAAATACCGACGAAGATCTCTGTGCGTGTCTGATTCACTGTTGAGCTCTCCTACAAGACTTGAATAGGCCCTTCCGTCTCGCCACGGATGAATTGTTGCACGACCGGATTTTGCGAAGCCTGGAACTCTTTGGCCGGTTTGGCCTCCTCGATCACGCCGTTCGCCAGAATGGCGACATAGTCGGAAATGTCGAAGACCTGGGGAATCGTGTGGCTGACGACGACGCCCGTGAAGCCGAAGGTCTTCTGCGTTCTGGCGATGAGCTGGTGGATGCTCGCCGCCAGGATCGGATCGAGGCCGGTGGTCGGCTCGTCGAAAAGCACGATCTCCGGGTCGGTCACCAACGCCCGGGCCAGCCCCGCGCGTTTTCTCATTCCTCCGCTCAATTCCGCCGGAAATTTATAGCCCATGCCTTCGAGTCCGACCTGGTCCAACCGCTCGTCGACTTTTTTTCTGATCTCGGGTTCGCTCATCTCGGTCTTTTCTCTCAACGGAAAAGCGACGTTGTCGAAAATCGTCATGGAATCGAGCAGCGCCGCCCCCTGGAAAAGGACGCCGAAGCGGCCGCGCATGTCGTAGAGCTCTTTCTGCCGGAGCTTGGTGATGTCCACTCCGTCCACGAGCACCGCGCCTCGATCGGGCAGGAGAAGTGCGTTCAGGTGCTTCAGCAGCACCGTCTTGCCACAGCCGCTGGTTCCGACGATCGTCGTGATCTTTCCCTTGACGAACTCCAAATTGACGCCGTTGAGGACTTTTTGGCTGCCGAAACTTTTATGCAGGTCGTCAACGCGTATCATCGGAGTCCGTCGAATCAAAGCATAATCGAAGTCAGAAAATAATCCCAGACGAGCACCAGCACGAACGAGAGCACCACCGACTCCGTGGTCGCCTGGCTTACGCCGGTCGCCATGGGCGGAGCGTGAAACCCCTTGTAACAGCAAACCCAGGTGATGATCAGGCCGAAGCTCACCGACTTGATAAAGCCGCTGTACACGTCTTGAAAGACGACGGCGTTCTCCATCCCCGCGATGTAGCTTCCGGAGCTTACTCCGAGGAGCCCGACGCCGATCAGATAGGCGCCGTAGATTCCGACGACGTCGAAGATGGCGGTGAGCAGAGGCATGGCGATCAAGCTCGCGATGATGCGCGGCGATACCAGATACTTGACCGGGTTGATCGCCATGGAATAGAGCGCGTCGATCTGCTCCGTCGCTCTCATCGTGCCGAGCTCGGCGGCCATGGCCGAGCCGGTCCGTCCCGTAACCATAAAGGCCGACAGCACCGGCCCAAGCTCGCGCAAAAGGCCCAAGGCTGCGGCTGAACCAAGCCAACTTTCGGCGTTGAACTTTCTAAGACTATAATAACCTTGGAAACCCATCACCATTCCGGTAAAAAAGCCGGACAGAAGGACGACCGAAAGGGAGTCGACGCCGATGGTTTTGAGGTGATAGATGATGAGGCGAAACTTGCCCGGCGGCCGGAACGCCAGGATAAAGGCCGAGAGGAGAAAGAGAAACATTCTCCCCATTTCGGAAAGCTGGCGCAGGGTATAGGCGCCGATTTGAGGCAAGAGGAAAAGCATTTTGTGCGTTAAAGAAGAGGAGCAGGTAGCACCACGCTCATATAAAAAAGCGCGTCAATTTGCAAGCGATGGAGAAAAAAACCTCGGCGGACGAAACGCTCGATACGCTCTTTGACGGCAAGCTTACCGTTCTTCAGAGCAAGACGGGATACCGATTTTCCCTCGATGCTTTGCTACTGGCGTATTTCACGCCCGTGCGCAAAAAAGAACGGGTCGTCGATCTCGGAACGGGAAACGGCGTCGTCGCGTTGATTCTCGCCGCCCTCGAGCCGTCTCTCAAGGTCGTCGGCGTGGAGGTTCAGCCGGAGATGGCTGAGCGGGCGGCGCGGAGCGCGGCGCTCAACCGGTTGGGTGACCGCGTTTCAATCGTCCACGGCGACGTGCGCGCGGTGGAGCGGCTGTTTCCCGCGGGGAGTTTTGACGTCGCGGTCGCCAATCCGCCCTACCGCCGGCTGGCGAGCGGCAGGATCAATCCCAACGGCGAAAAGCGAGTCGCGCGGCACGAGATAGAGGCGAATCTACGCGACTTTCTCCGTGCCGCCGTTTACTTGCTCCGCCGCGGCGGAAAAATGTCGGTGGTATACCCGGCATTCCGGACGGCGGATCTCATTCAAGCCATGCGCGAAGAAAAATTGGAGCCCAAGCGCATGAGGCTGGTTCATTCCTTTGCAGGGGGCGACGCGTCTCTCGTCCTGGCGGAAGGCGTCAAAGGCGGCGGCAGCGAGATGAAGATCCTGCCTCCCCTGGTCGTATACACAAAAGAGCGAGAATATACTCCGGAAATGAGCGCGATTTTGGCGGGGCGGTAGGCAGTTTGAAAAAGGCGCATCTGTCATCAGCCTGGCCGGGAGTCTCTCGCGGGGCCGATGCAAGCGCTTCGCGATCTCAAATGGCAAATCTCAAATCGCAAAATCTGACATCTGTCCGCCACAGTACTTTGGCGGAGAGATTCCGAGCGACGCGAGGACATGTCGGCCCTTCGAGAAACCCCCGGCCAGGCGGTTCAACGTGGACCTTTTTGATCGGCCGCAAAATTTTTCTGCGCTCTGAAAACCGTTTAGTCTCGCCGTTTGCGCGAGCTGGCGGTGAAGAGTTTTTTCAGCGCGCGGCGGATCTCCGGATCCTTGATCGAACCCAGCATCTCCTCGTCGAGCTTCGATGGCGAAGCGGACGGAGGAGACGGTTCGGGTGCTTCGTTGGTTTGTGCGGCGGCTTTCGCTTCCACTTTGCCGGTCACGAAAAAGATATTCTTGACGACTTCTTTTCCGAGCGTCTGATTGATTTTATCGGCGATCGTATCCTTGAGATACTGAAGCTGCTGCATCCATACCGGGCTCGAGACCTTTACAAAGAGAGTCCCCTGGCGGATCTTTTCCGGCTGGGCGTTGCGCGCGATGGTATCGCCGACCGCCTCATTCCATATCGGCCACACGCCGTATTCTCCGAGCCTGCCGGTCGGGTCCAGACGCTTGAGCGACTTGTCCAGCACTTGGCCGAGCTTTTCGATGGGATCGTGTTTTTCCATATTCTCGTCGAACCATATTTATCAAAACTAGGCGTGCGACTCTACACCTTCGCGGACCAGGGAGGCCTGCCCTCAGCGCGAGCCGATGGGTCTCTACGCGTCTGCTCCGAAGTACCAACCTGAGTTTGATGTCACATTCACAACCACCAAAGTGTCGGACGTCTCGTCGCTTCAGACAGGCACTCCCTGGACCACGTGCGGGAGGGGTACGAGGGGGGTGAGTCTGTAGGCCGCGGACGCAGGAGCGCGAAGATGCAATGGCTTGTTGGGTGCTTGGCTATGGGCCGATATCTTGCGAAGCGCACTCGATCCACAATAAGGTGGATGTCCTCATCGAGGCACTGACCTATCGGCCGCGGCCGTAAGATTCATCCCCCGAGGAGCGCGCACACGGCAATCCAAATTTTTTCTCGCAACCAAAAATTTTTCTTGACAAATATTTTTAAAAGTCTCATAAGAGCTTTTACACAACAACATATAGGGGTATATTGAGAGAGTAGCCCACAAGACCTGGGAAAGTACCCCGTGAAAGGGAGAATCGGGCACATGGCTAAAGCAGCGCCACAGCAGGCGGAAGAGAGGGTCGCCGGGACCGAAACAAAGGTAAGGACCGGGCTCAAGATGGAGCGTTATTTTACACGCGCGGGGGTCGATCCTTACGACGAGATCGAGTGGGAGGCGCGCTCCGCGACCATCCTCAATGAAAAGGGCAAGGTTGTCTTCGAACAGGCCAACGTCGAGATCCCCAAGTTCTGGTCGCAGATGGCGACTAACGTCGTGGTCTCCAAATATTTCCGCGGCCCGCTGGGCAGCCCGCAGCGCGAGCAGAGCGTCCGGCAGTTGATCGGCCGCG
This genomic window from Candidatus Binatia bacterium contains:
- a CDS encoding gamma carbonic anhydrase family protein, with protein sequence MIIEYKGRRPTISPKAFIAPTAVLIGDVTVGDDSSIWFGAVLRSDQNANPIVVGARTSVQDNCVIHQGEAPTIIEDDVTVGHGAIMEGCVIRRGAIIGMNATLLENTEIGEESLIAA
- the lhgO gene encoding L-2-hydroxyglutarate oxidase, with translation MAASSYDVTVIGAGIVGLASAMKMAERFPKLRLLVLEKESQIAKHQTGHNSGVIHGGIYYKPGSLKAATCVTGRQALLDFCDKNGVAYDLCGKVIVATEEEELPRLEELFRRGQANKVPGLERIGPERLREIEPHARGIRAVYSPATGIIDFIQVAEAYARKLRELGGEVLTSTQVKNILQRDGELIVQTNREEFRSRYLINCGGLFSDRIARMASARGASASDDISARGVFASDDDIDVQIVPFRGEYYKVAPERGSLIKGLIYPVPDPRFPFLGVHFTRSIHGYVEAGPNAVLAFAREGYRWTDINLRDLSETLSFSGFHSVAKKYWKMGLEENYRSLSKRAFTRALQRLLPSITMSDLQPGGSGVRAQAVASDGALLDDFVIKQTGRAIHVLNAPSPGATASLAIGERIVANAAQAFSLQD
- a CDS encoding zinc-dependent alcohol dehydrogenase family protein, with translation MLAALLDLPKPVEENPLKLTRLPDPAPGAGEILIRVRACAICHTDLHTVEADIALPRLPLVPGHQVVGVVEARGPGANRFKEGDRIGVAWLHRACGRCVYCSKGDENLCERAEFTGLQANGGYAELTIADESFAYRLPGGFSDLQAAPLLCAGVIGYRALKISGLGRGERLGLYGFGASAHIVIQIARYWSSEVYVFTRSAEHQRLARELGAAWVGRAEETPPENIHAAIIFAPAGRLVLDALRVLDKGGTVALAGITMTPIPEIDYAKLLYHERKLASVANATRRDAEELLALAAEIPIRTEVEIFALAEINQALRKLKEGRIRGAGVIEMKKAGG
- a CDS encoding ABC transporter substrate-binding protein, whose translation is MRRKLGLITSPIILLSCLVFVLPASAGAPTDQVRGTVDNITAILKNPAFKTDAKKNERRDQLRQAIFSRFDFTEMAKRSLGTQWRKLSAQEQEEFVRLFTDLLERAYIDQIEAYNDEKFVYVKETVDQDFAEVQSRIVTPKGEYSLNYRLHLVGSEWKVYDVVVENISLVNNYRSQFSRIIANQSYEELVRRMKSKQIQSPTPADKK
- the mlaD gene encoding outer membrane lipid asymmetry maintenance protein MlaD, which translates into the protein MNQTRTEIFVGIFVLLGIVCLGYLAIRLGKLEVMGNTGYVVYADFSSVAGLKPGDPVEIAGVKVGRVEGLKLVDDRARLTLRIEESVKLPEDTIASVRSRGLIGDKFVLLSPGASDKMIAQGGRIRETESPPDLTDVIGKYIGGDLTSKGGENKGGENKGGETKGGEKK
- a CDS encoding ATP-binding cassette domain-containing protein, with protein sequence MIRVDDLHKSFGSQKVLNGVNLEFVKGKITTIVGTSGCGKTVLLKHLNALLLPDRGAVLVDGVDITKLRQKELYDMRGRFGVLFQGAALLDSMTIFDNVAFPLREKTEMSEPEIRKKVDERLDQVGLEGMGYKFPAELSGGMRKRAGLARALVTDPEIVLFDEPTTGLDPILAASIHQLIARTQKTFGFTGVVVSHTIPQVFDISDYVAILANGVIEEAKPAKEFQASQNPVVQQFIRGETEGPIQVL
- a CDS encoding MlaE family lipid ABC transporter permease subunit, with the translated sequence MLFLLPQIGAYTLRQLSEMGRMFLFLLSAFILAFRPPGKFRLIIYHLKTIGVDSLSVVLLSGFFTGMVMGFQGYYSLRKFNAESWLGSAAALGLLRELGPVLSAFMVTGRTGSAMAAELGTMRATEQIDALYSMAINPVKYLVSPRIIASLIAMPLLTAIFDVVGIYGAYLIGVGLLGVSSGSYIAGMENAVVFQDVYSGFIKSVSFGLIITWVCCYKGFHAPPMATGVSQATTESVVLSFVLVLVWDYFLTSIML
- a CDS encoding tRNA1(Val) (adenine(37)-N6)-methyltransferase, which gives rise to MEKKTSADETLDTLFDGKLTVLQSKTGYRFSLDALLLAYFTPVRKKERVVDLGTGNGVVALILAALEPSLKVVGVEVQPEMAERAARSAALNRLGDRVSIVHGDVRAVERLFPAGSFDVAVANPPYRRLASGRINPNGEKRVARHEIEANLRDFLRAAVYLLRRGGKMSVVYPAFRTADLIQAMREEKLEPKRMRLVHSFAGGDASLVLAEGVKGGGSEMKILPPLVVYTKEREYTPEMSAILAGR
- a CDS encoding DUF721 domain-containing protein, whose amino-acid sequence is MEKHDPIEKLGQVLDKSLKRLDPTGRLGEYGVWPIWNEAVGDTIARNAQPEKIRQGTLFVKVSSPVWMQQLQYLKDTIADKINQTLGKEVVKNIFFVTGKVEAKAAAQTNEAPEPSPPSASPSKLDEEMLGSIKDPEIRRALKKLFTASSRKRRD